The window TGCGTCATACTTCGTCCGATGAAGCCGCCGGTCCTCCCCGCACTCGATCCGGAACAGGTGCCGCGGCAGCGCGGATCCGGGTATCCGGAGCCGTTCCGCTCGCGGATGGGCGACCGCGCCAAGCGGAGACTCGGCGACGAACTGGGCCTCTCCCGTTTCGGCGTGAACCTGGTCGAACTCCCGCCCGGCGGCCAGTCGGCGCTGCGCCACTGGCATTCGCTCGAGGACGAATTCGTCTGGATGCTCGAAGGCGAGGTGGTCCTCGTGACCGACGCCGGCGAGCAGGTGCTGAGGGCGGGACATTGCGCCGGCTACCCGGCGGGACGGCGCGACGCGCACCACTTCGTCAATCGCGGCACGGAGGTCGCGCGCTACCTCGAAGTCGGCAGCCGGATCGACGGCGACAACGCGTTCTATCCCGACGACGATCTGATGATCGGCGAGGACGAGAACGGCTGGTTCTACGCGCACAAGGACGGCCGGCGCTACCCGAAGTGACCCGGCTCCGGGCCCCTTGACACCGCGCCGGGAGGCCACCATGTTGCGTACCGCGGCCGCGCGGCGTGCCGCAATCGACGACGGAGACTTCCGATGACCGATCCGCTCCCCAACGCAGGCACGACGTCCGGCCCGCCGATCACCGCGGCGCTGGTGGCCTACGCGCTCTTCGGCATCGCCGCGATCACCGGCCTCGTGTCCTCGGGGCTCGTGCACTTCGCGCCGCTCGTCGCGCTGGCCGGCATCATCGGTGTCATCGTCGCGTACGTGAAGCGCGGCGAGGCGCGCGGCACCTGGGTCGAGTCGCACTTCACCTGGCTGATCGGCACGTTCTGGTGGTCGCTCCTGTGGGATGTCGTGGCGATCGTC of the Burkholderiales bacterium genome contains:
- a CDS encoding cupin domain-containing protein, with the translated sequence MKPPVLPALDPEQVPRQRGSGYPEPFRSRMGDRAKRRLGDELGLSRFGVNLVELPPGGQSALRHWHSLEDEFVWMLEGEVVLVTDAGEQVLRAGHCAGYPAGRRDAHHFVNRGTEVARYLEVGSRIDGDNAFYPDDDLMIGEDENGWFYAHKDGRRYPK